One window of the Montipora foliosa isolate CH-2021 chromosome 4, ASM3666993v2, whole genome shotgun sequence genome contains the following:
- the LOC137999485 gene encoding GFP-like non-fluorescent chromoprotein isoform X2, whose product MSVIAKQMTYKVYMSGTVNGHYFEVEGDGKGKPYEGEQTVKLTVTKGGPLPFAWDILSPQTQYGSIPFTKYPEDIPDYVKQSFPEGYTWERIMNFEDGAVCTVSNDSSIQGNCFIYNVKFSGLNFPPNGPVMQKKTQGWEPNTERLFARDGMLIGNNFMALKLEGGGHYLCEFKSTYKAKKPVRMPGYHYVDRKLDVTSHNKDYTSVEQCEVSIARHSLLG is encoded by the exons AGTGTGATCGCTAAGCAAATGACCTACAAGGTTTATATGTCAGGGACGGTGAATGGACACTACTTTGAGGTCGAAGGCGATGGAAAAGGAAAGCCTTACGA GGGGGAGCAGACGGTAAAGCTCACTGTCACCAAGGGTGGACCTCTGCCATTTGCTTGGGATATTTTATCACCACAGACTCAGTACGGAAGCATACCATTCACCAAGTACCCTGAAGACATCCCTGATTATGTAAAGCAGTCATTCCCTGAGGGATATACATGGGAGAGGATCATGAACTTTGAAGATGGTGCAGTGTGTACTGTCAGCAATGATTCCAG catCCAAGGCAACTGTTTCATCTACAATGTCAAGTTCTCTGGTTTGAACTTTCCTCCCAATGGACCTGTTATGCAGAAGAAGACACAGGGCTGGGAACCCAACACTGAGCGTCTCTTTGCACGAGATGGAATGCTGATAGGAAACAACTTTATGGCTCTGAAGTTGGAAGGAGGTGGTCACTATTTGTGTGAATTCAAATCTACTTACAA gGCAAAGAAGCCTGTGAGGATGCCAGGGTATCACTATGTTGACCGCAAACTGGATGTAACCAGTCACAACAAGGATTACACATCTGTTGAGCAGTGTGAAGTATCCATTGCACGCCACTCTTTGCTTGGTTGA
- the LOC137999485 gene encoding GFP-like non-fluorescent chromoprotein isoform X1 — protein MSVIAKQMTYKVYMSGTVNGHYFEVEGDGKGKPYEGEQTVKLTVTKGGPLPFAWDILSPQTQYGSIPFTKYPEDIPDYVKQSFPEGYTWERIMNFEDGAVCTVSNDSSIQGNCFIYNVKFSGLNFPPNGPVMQKKTQGWEPNTERLFARDGMLIGNNFMALKLEGGGHYLCEFKSTYKAKKPVRMPGYHYVDRKLDVTSHNKDYTSVEQCEVSIARHSLLG, from the exons ATG AGTGTGATCGCTAAGCAAATGACCTACAAGGTTTATATGTCAGGGACGGTGAATGGACACTACTTTGAGGTCGAAGGCGATGGAAAAGGAAAGCCTTACGA GGGGGAGCAGACGGTAAAGCTCACTGTCACCAAGGGTGGACCTCTGCCATTTGCTTGGGATATTTTATCACCACAGACTCAGTACGGAAGCATACCATTCACCAAGTACCCTGAAGACATCCCTGATTATGTAAAGCAGTCATTCCCTGAGGGATATACATGGGAGAGGATCATGAACTTTGAAGATGGTGCAGTGTGTACTGTCAGCAATGATTCCAG catCCAAGGCAACTGTTTCATCTACAATGTCAAGTTCTCTGGTTTGAACTTTCCTCCCAATGGACCTGTTATGCAGAAGAAGACACAGGGCTGGGAACCCAACACTGAGCGTCTCTTTGCACGAGATGGAATGCTGATAGGAAACAACTTTATGGCTCTGAAGTTGGAAGGAGGTGGTCACTATTTGTGTGAATTCAAATCTACTTACAA gGCAAAGAAGCCTGTGAGGATGCCAGGGTATCACTATGTTGACCGCAAACTGGATGTAACCAGTCACAACAAGGATTACACATCTGTTGAGCAGTGTGAAGTATCCATTGCACGCCACTCTTTGCTTGGTTGA